The DNA segment ACCACTATGCCGGCCGTTCCTTTATTATGCCGACCACCTCGGAACGGGAACTGGCGGTACGCATGAAGCTCCATCCGGTGCGTGAGGTAATTGAAGGCAAACGGATCATCCTGGTGGATGATTCCCTGGTGCGCGGCACCACAGCCAGAATTCTGGTACGGCTGCTTCGTGAGGCCGGTGCAGCCGAGATCCATCTGCGGCTGTGCTCCCCGGAAATACGCTGGCCCTGCTTTTTTGGCATAGACATTCCGACGCGCAACGAACTGATCTCGAATCATCGGACACCCGAAATGATAGCCGAGTTTATCGGCGCCGATACTGTGCAGTTTCTGAAACTGTCGCGTCTGCTGGAGTGCGTGGACGAGCCAAGCGGCTACTGTACCTCGTGCTTCAGCGGGAAATACCGTCTGGCGGTTACGATTCCCGAATCGGAACAGAACCTGCCTCGTGACAACGAGCCTGCTACCTGAGCAGGTTCCCGTACCAAGGAGCACGTATGGATTATGCATCTGCTGGAGTCGATATTCAAAAGGGTGATGCCTTTGCCGAATTCATTGCCGGCCAGAAGTCGCGGGCAGTTTCGAAGGGCATTGGCGGCTTTGCCGGCGGCATACCGATCGACCTCTCCCGCTATACCAGCCCGGTGATGCTGTCGACCACCGACGGGGTTGGCACCAAATTGCTGGTGGCCAAACAGCTGCAACAGTATGATACCGTCGGAATCGACCTGGTGGCAATGTGCGTCAATGATCTGGCCGCAGCCGGGGCAGATCCGATCAGCTTTCTGGACTACATTGCCTGCGGCGGGATTCGCGACGACATCCTCCAACCAGTTATCCAGGGGATTATTGCCGGCTGTGAACAGGCTGGCTGCACCCTGGTTGGCGGTGAAACCGCCGAGATGCCGGATATGTATGCCCCCGATGACATCGATCTGGCCGGATTTGCGGTGGGAATTGCGGATGCCGACCAGTTGCTCCCGCAGGAGGACATCCTTCCCGGCGACAGCATTTTCGGACTGGCGAGTAACGGCATCCACTCAAACGGGCTTTCCCTGGCACGCAAGGCAATCCCCGAGACCGATCTGGAGCTGCGCCGTGAACTGCTGGTACCGACCCGGATCTATGTTTCCGAACTGGCCCGCCTCAGGGCCAGCGGTCTGGTCAAGGCTGCTGCCCATATAACCGGCGGCGGCCTGGTAGCAAACACTGAACGGGTTCTGCCACAAGGCCTCTCGGTAGCCGCCGGTTTTGACTGGCCGGTACCACCCATCTTTGATCGCATCCAGCAGGCCGGCAGTATAGAGACCGCCGAAATGCGTCGGGTGTTCAACATGGGAGTCGGCATGACCATAGTGGTCCGCGAAACCAGCGCCTTCCGCGAGTACGCCCAGGCGAACGGTATCGAGCTGATCGAGGTTGGAACCGTTACAGCCGGGGAGTGATTGCACATGGCACGCTGCGCAGTATTCGCCTCTGGGAACGGGTCCAATTTTCTGCATATCCAGGAATCCCTGCACCGGGATCCGGTGCACCAACTGGCCTGCCTGGTCTGCGACCGGCCTGATGCACCGGTGGTGCAGCGAGCCCTGCGAGGAGGCACCCCGGTGCTGCCGCTGGTATACCAGCGTGATGCAGCAGGCAAGCTGGACCGCCGGACAGCCGAACGCGGGGTCATCCCGCTGCTGCAGCGCCTCCAGGTTGATTGCCTGGTATTTGCCGGCTTTATGCGACTGATTACCCCTACCCTGCTGAATGCCTTTCCTGACCGCATCCTGAACATCCATCCCAGTCTCCTGCCCCGTCATCCGGGAGCTCGAGGGCTGGCCGACAGCATCGCATCGGATGATCAACAGCTTGGTATTACCATCCACCTGGTTGATGAAGGTATGGATACCGGCCCGGTAATCTGCCAGCAGTCCTTTACCCGCGTATCCGGTGCCGCACCCGAGCAGGAAGAGCAGCAGATCCATGAACTTGAACACACAACCTACCCGCGGGTGATCCGGGAATTTCTGGACACACTATCCGGCTGAGGTACAGCCCGCAGCAC comes from the Spirochaeta africana DSM 8902 genome and includes:
- the purM gene encoding phosphoribosylformylglycinamidine cyclo-ligase encodes the protein MDYASAGVDIQKGDAFAEFIAGQKSRAVSKGIGGFAGGIPIDLSRYTSPVMLSTTDGVGTKLLVAKQLQQYDTVGIDLVAMCVNDLAAAGADPISFLDYIACGGIRDDILQPVIQGIIAGCEQAGCTLVGGETAEMPDMYAPDDIDLAGFAVGIADADQLLPQEDILPGDSIFGLASNGIHSNGLSLARKAIPETDLELRRELLVPTRIYVSELARLRASGLVKAAAHITGGGLVANTERVLPQGLSVAAGFDWPVPPIFDRIQQAGSIETAEMRRVFNMGVGMTIVVRETSAFREYAQANGIELIEVGTVTAGE
- a CDS encoding formyltransferase family protein, translated to MARCAVFASGNGSNFLHIQESLHRDPVHQLACLVCDRPDAPVVQRALRGGTPVLPLVYQRDAAGKLDRRTAERGVIPLLQRLQVDCLVFAGFMRLITPTLLNAFPDRILNIHPSLLPRHPGARGLADSIASDDQQLGITIHLVDEGMDTGPVICQQSFTRVSGAAPEQEEQQIHELEHTTYPRVIREFLDTLSG